Proteins encoded in a region of the Apostichopus japonicus isolate 1M-3 chromosome 19, ASM3797524v1, whole genome shotgun sequence genome:
- the LOC139960557 gene encoding uncharacterized protein isoform X1 has translation MDTFDSSMYFGQQPTSFPYPQQCMYGQPQQLYPSPPPPQQCNYQQEPAYPMQPAYQPPLTIPQTPVTRKDAGSFNSEQYISDSDLVACSVRELNRRLRTLSKETVSLLKQRRRTLKNRGYAANCREKRITQKDSLESVAKKLQDTVSDLREENAEQKDELENLNFKYKALLKFAMSNTLLDTSTFLQRAPGVETLATVAEAIRGRESTDASERASSLLDSDLSLDLKTDMNLSLKQEPGF, from the exons ATGGATACCTTCGATTCGAGCATGTACTTTGGTCAACAACCAACATCATTCCCATACCCTCAGCAGTGCATGTATGGGCAACCACAGCAGTTgtacccatcccctcccccaccccagcaGTGTAACTACCAGCAGGAACCTGCCTACCCCATGCAACCAGCATATCAACCACCTCTTACCATACCTCAG ACTCCAGTGACCAGAAAAGATGCTGGCTCCTTTAATTCCGAACAGTATATCAGCGACAGCGATTTGGTGGCTTGCTCGGTGCGAGAATTGAACAGGCGACTACGGACCCTCTCCAAGGAGACCGTGTCACTCCTGAAGCAGAGGAGGAGGACCCTGAAGAACCGTGGTTACGCCGCAAATTGTCGGGAGAAGAGAATCACCCAGAAAGATTCCTTAGAGAGTGTCGCAAAGAAATTACAGGACACAGTCTCAGACTTGAGAGAAGAAAACGCCGAGCAGAAAGATGAGTTGGAGAATCTTAACTTCAAATACAAGGCTCTGTTAAAGTTTGCAATGAGCAACACACTCCTTGACACTTCCACGTTTCTCCAGAGGGCCCCCGGAGTGGAAACACTCGCCACGGTCGCAGAAGCTATCAGGGGCAGAGAGAGTACGGATGCGTCAGAGCGTGCTTCAAGTTTACTCGATTCAGATCTATCCCTGGATCTTAAGACAGATATGAACTTATCACTCAAGCAAGAGCCTGGATTCTGA
- the LOC139960557 gene encoding transcription factor MafK-like isoform X2, producing MVRKAGPTGQKSKTPVTRKDAGSFNSEQYISDSDLVACSVRELNRRLRTLSKETVSLLKQRRRTLKNRGYAANCREKRITQKDSLESVAKKLQDTVSDLREENAEQKDELENLNFKYKALLKFAMSNTLLDTSTFLQRAPGVETLATVAEAIRGRESTDASERASSLLDSDLSLDLKTDMNLSLKQEPGF from the coding sequence ACTCCAGTGACCAGAAAAGATGCTGGCTCCTTTAATTCCGAACAGTATATCAGCGACAGCGATTTGGTGGCTTGCTCGGTGCGAGAATTGAACAGGCGACTACGGACCCTCTCCAAGGAGACCGTGTCACTCCTGAAGCAGAGGAGGAGGACCCTGAAGAACCGTGGTTACGCCGCAAATTGTCGGGAGAAGAGAATCACCCAGAAAGATTCCTTAGAGAGTGTCGCAAAGAAATTACAGGACACAGTCTCAGACTTGAGAGAAGAAAACGCCGAGCAGAAAGATGAGTTGGAGAATCTTAACTTCAAATACAAGGCTCTGTTAAAGTTTGCAATGAGCAACACACTCCTTGACACTTCCACGTTTCTCCAGAGGGCCCCCGGAGTGGAAACACTCGCCACGGTCGCAGAAGCTATCAGGGGCAGAGAGAGTACGGATGCGTCAGAGCGTGCTTCAAGTTTACTCGATTCAGATCTATCCCTGGATCTTAAGACAGATATGAACTTATCACTCAAGCAAGAGCCTGGATTCTGA